The Anaerolineales bacterium genome has a segment encoding these proteins:
- a CDS encoding peptidoglycan bridge formation glycyltransferase FemA/FemB family protein yields MTLAAAIVEDRRLWNAGVAALPGSHVLQSWEWGEFKAGYGWQPRRLAWRQPDGTFRAAAQVLERRSRRFSPLRMLYCPRGPLLDWADSALRQIVLHDLAGLASESGAIFVRIDPEIPTACPDDPAPPQATIDLQRDLAAEGWTAGRTQVQFRNTFVLDLQADEAELLAAMHPKTRYNLRLAARHGVIIRLGTSGDADLLYPMYAETSLRDRFVIREREYYRSLWEGFQQAERAQLFLAEVDDNPVAGLVLFTFGDMAWYLYGMSTHKHREKMPNHLLQWEAIRWAKRHGLRQYDFWGAPDRLDPSDPMWGVYRFKQGFGARLQCSLGSLDTSRRPGLYWLYHVVAPLALGVMRRRGFSATERSLG; encoded by the coding sequence ATGACCCTCGCCGCCGCCATCGTTGAGGATCGCCGTCTCTGGAATGCCGGCGTCGCAGCTCTGCCGGGCAGCCATGTTCTGCAGAGTTGGGAGTGGGGCGAGTTCAAGGCCGGCTACGGCTGGCAGCCGCGCCGGCTGGCCTGGCGCCAGCCCGACGGCACCTTCCGCGCCGCCGCCCAGGTCTTGGAGCGCAGGTCCCGCCGCTTCTCGCCGCTGCGGATGCTGTACTGCCCGCGCGGCCCGCTGCTCGATTGGGCGGATTCGGCCCTGCGACAAATCGTGCTCCACGATCTGGCCGGACTGGCATCGGAAAGCGGGGCGATCTTTGTTCGCATCGACCCGGAGATCCCGACGGCCTGCCCGGATGACCCGGCGCCGCCCCAGGCCACAATCGACCTCCAGCGCGATCTCGCCGCCGAAGGTTGGACGGCCGGTCGGACGCAGGTGCAGTTTCGCAACACCTTTGTGCTTGACCTGCAGGCCGACGAGGCGGAGCTCTTGGCCGCCATGCACCCCAAGACCCGCTACAACCTCCGCCTGGCGGCCCGGCACGGGGTCATCATTCGGCTCGGCACTTCCGGCGATGCCGACTTGCTCTATCCAATGTATGCCGAGACCTCGCTGCGTGATCGGTTCGTCATTCGCGAGCGGGAGTACTACCGGAGCCTTTGGGAGGGCTTTCAGCAAGCGGAGCGGGCCCAGCTCTTCCTGGCCGAAGTCGATGACAACCCCGTTGCCGGGCTGGTGCTGTTCACCTTCGGCGACATGGCCTGGTACCTGTATGGGATGTCGACCCACAAGCATCGCGAGAAGATGCCGAATCACCTGCTGCAGTGGGAAGCCATCCGTTGGGCCAAGCGCCACGGGCTCCGACAGTATGACTTCTGGGGCGCGCCCGACCGCCTCGATCCCTCGGACCCGATGTGGGGCGTCTACCGCTTCAAGCAGGGCTTCGGCGCCCGGCTGCAATGCAGTTTGGGCTCTCTCGACACCAGCCGCCGCCCGGGGCTGTATTGGCTGTATCATGTCGTCGCGCCACTGGCCCTAGGGGTGATGCGCCGTCGGGGGTTTTCTGCCACCGAG